A DNA window from Niabella yanshanensis contains the following coding sequences:
- a CDS encoding peptidase domain-containing ABC transporter, whose protein sequence is MAQQSDTKFSSRKLFQYITKEKKDAANIYFYAILNGLVQLSIPLGIQAIVSFVMGATMVTSLYLLIGFVVAGTFMAGFYRIRVMQIIEKIQQKIFVEYSLAFAEKLPKINLKVSRKYYLPELLNRFFDAPNLQKGISKLLLEIPTALIQIVFGIVLLSFYHPWFLVFGALVLIIVIVIFRLTMSSGIQSSLDESDRKYEVASWLEDIAGSVKTFKINSKANTHLKGTDERVMRYLKHRTAHFKVLVFQYWTIIGFKVIITLVMLAIGTYLLVNQELNIGAFVATEIVVLTILTAVEKLIKSLESYYDVITSLTKLSKVTDLEEEPSADIEVEKTGNGMEISFNDVSLHFNDQKPVLQNLNFHIPPNSITIINGVLGAGKSLLLNIIIGFYEPTSGTILFDKIPLKNLNKESFRDASGIYLEDMSIIKGSLLDNILLGREDVGTDHIVELTREWGIEDLSSQFTEGLLTKLSETDTELSFSARKKILLLRAAVGKKRLLLLEDPVAGMNRHFSAKMIAYLQKIKQYTTIIIVSQNEKLISIADQTLFLNKGRISKED, encoded by the coding sequence ATGGCACAGCAGAGCGATACGAAATTTAGCAGCAGAAAACTTTTTCAATATATAACCAAAGAAAAAAAAGATGCTGCCAATATCTACTTCTACGCGATACTTAATGGCTTAGTGCAGCTAAGTATTCCCCTGGGTATACAGGCTATTGTAAGTTTTGTCATGGGCGCTACAATGGTTACATCATTGTACCTGCTCATCGGTTTTGTAGTAGCAGGTACTTTCATGGCGGGCTTTTACCGCATCAGGGTAATGCAGATCATCGAAAAAATACAGCAGAAGATATTTGTAGAGTACTCTCTAGCATTCGCAGAAAAATTGCCAAAAATCAATCTGAAAGTTTCCAGGAAGTATTACCTGCCGGAGTTGCTGAACCGCTTCTTCGATGCGCCCAATTTACAAAAAGGTATATCCAAGCTATTGCTTGAAATACCCACAGCGTTGATACAAATAGTATTTGGCATTGTGCTGCTGTCCTTTTACCATCCCTGGTTTTTAGTATTTGGCGCACTGGTGTTGATTATTGTTATTGTCATATTCCGGTTAACGATGAGCTCGGGTATCCAGTCTAGTTTAGACGAAAGCGACCGGAAGTACGAAGTAGCTTCCTGGCTGGAAGACATTGCAGGATCAGTTAAAACATTTAAAATAAACTCTAAGGCCAATACCCATTTAAAAGGTACTGATGAACGCGTGATGCGTTATTTAAAGCACCGCACCGCTCACTTCAAAGTATTGGTCTTTCAATACTGGACGATAATAGGCTTTAAAGTGATCATAACCCTGGTAATGCTGGCTATCGGCACTTACCTGCTGGTGAACCAGGAACTGAATATTGGTGCATTCGTTGCTACGGAGATCGTGGTACTTACCATTTTAACCGCAGTTGAAAAATTGATTAAGAGCCTGGAAAGTTACTACGATGTGATTACCTCCCTTACCAAGTTAAGTAAGGTAACCGACCTGGAAGAAGAGCCTTCGGCTGATATTGAGGTTGAAAAAACGGGTAACGGAATGGAAATCAGCTTTAACGATGTATCACTTCACTTTAACGATCAGAAGCCGGTGCTTCAAAACCTGAACTTCCATATACCCCCTAACAGCATTACCATAATCAATGGGGTGCTGGGCGCCGGAAAATCGTTATTATTGAATATCATCATTGGCTTTTATGAACCCACCAGCGGCACCATCTTATTCGATAAGATACCGTTAAAGAATCTTAATAAGGAGTCCTTCAGGGATGCATCGGGTATTTACCTGGAGGATATGTCAATTATTAAAGGATCGCTGCTGGACAATATACTCCTGGGCCGCGAAGATGTAGGCACCGATCATATTGTAGAACTAACCCGCGAATGGGGTATTGAAGATCTGTCGAGCCAGTTTACAGAAGGATTGCTTACCAAACTTAGCGAAACAGATACAGAACTCTCTTTCAGTGCCCGGAAGAAGATATTGCTATTGAGAGCGGCCGTAGGCAAAAAGCGATTGTTGCTGCTGGAAGATCCTGTTGCCGGAATGAACCGTCATTTTTCTGCTAAGATGATTGCGTATTTGCAAAAGATCAAACAATACACGACCATCATCATCGTATCTCAAAATGAAAAGCTGATCTCCATTGCTGATCAAACCTTGTTCCTTAACAAAGGCAGGATATCTAAAGAAGATTAG
- a CDS encoding TetR/AcrR family transcriptional regulator, with the protein MEFLLKFKLNQHLYVKDPESSDMGKTIVQNAIDLIYELGLEQFTFKKLSVKIHTTEATIYRYFTSKHRLLVYILNWYWSYLEFLTEMLIPADTPACDKLRRLLTIITHCQKNERQLMDYNLDHLHNIVISDSSKSYLVKEVDTINKEMAFNPLKSLCKRISAIILEIRPDYPYARSLASTLLETAHDQQFFSEHLPSLTDNMSHQQHKKYVLNYLTQLAFSAIK; encoded by the coding sequence ATGGAGTTTTTATTGAAATTCAAGTTGAACCAGCATTTGTATGTAAAAGATCCCGAAAGCAGCGATATGGGCAAGACCATTGTGCAAAATGCGATTGATCTTATTTACGAATTAGGACTCGAACAATTTACTTTTAAAAAGCTCAGTGTAAAAATCCATACAACGGAGGCAACGATATACCGGTATTTCACCTCCAAGCATCGCTTGCTGGTATATATATTAAACTGGTACTGGTCGTATCTCGAATTTTTAACAGAGATGTTGATTCCGGCAGACACTCCCGCATGTGATAAATTGAGACGGCTGCTTACTATCATCACACACTGTCAAAAAAATGAGCGACAGCTGATGGATTATAACCTCGATCATTTGCATAATATCGTTATATCTGACAGCAGTAAATCTTACCTGGTAAAGGAAGTGGACACTATCAACAAAGAAATGGCCTTTAACCCACTCAAAAGTCTTTGCAAACGAATCAGCGCTATCATCCTGGAAATTCGGCCCGACTATCCATACGCGAGGTCCCTGGCCAGTACTTTATTGGAGACTGCCCATGACCAACAGTTTTTTAGCGAGCACCTCCCTTCTCTTACAGACAATATGTCTCACCAGCAGCACAAAAAATATGTGTTGAATTACCTGACTCAACTGGCATTTTCAGCCATTAAATAA
- a CDS encoding glycoside hydrolase family protein: MQNIQRSFYSGSGFSDWEIGDVTIILHDGVYHLFHLIIPNHDYIAHAVSNDCISWKRVKNALFVGDPGEWDDDMLWTMHVCKVGERFEMYYTGLQRKLRGTNSMIGLAVSYDLYHWEKKNQGIFPIESKGPYYESMDDSPRRWLSFRDPYRIDHENITYFLICARSAQGPVSRRGCIALLKQENEQVTYMKPLHMPMMYDDLECPCVFELHGRYYAIASIREDVKVRYWFANEFLGEYHAFHANVLLPQGNYAARVVESINGNTLIYSFFYTSGLINSHRVFLPPKQLDVDEKGRLLLKSFDHWEEVAYDVLDQNHFNELRQLFNNPTASFSVEDNRWVVGSRSGYEVFVVEKPADDFIWEGVLSVEGMGKLGLVTDMDEDGSGYYYSFDVVNGHVEVRAWGFNEADIRSNFHFKVLQDNSFTINPRYTYHFKLIRFGNYIELAIDGLVKLTLIDYNYNNNFIGLYSASSVVSLNNSIIKKLPPLEDEYISNS; the protein is encoded by the coding sequence ATGCAAAACATACAAAGAAGTTTTTATTCCGGCTCGGGTTTCAGCGATTGGGAAATAGGTGATGTAACCATTATATTGCATGACGGGGTTTACCATCTGTTTCACTTAATTATACCTAATCATGATTACATTGCTCATGCCGTATCCAATGATTGTATCTCGTGGAAAAGAGTTAAAAATGCCCTGTTCGTAGGTGACCCCGGCGAATGGGATGACGATATGCTATGGACCATGCATGTATGCAAGGTAGGGGAACGTTTTGAAATGTACTATACAGGGTTACAGCGAAAGCTGAGGGGCACCAACTCAATGATAGGCCTGGCTGTTTCCTACGATCTTTACCATTGGGAGAAAAAGAACCAGGGCATTTTCCCTATTGAGTCTAAAGGGCCTTACTATGAAAGCATGGATGACAGTCCGCGCAGATGGCTAAGTTTCAGGGACCCGTATCGTATTGATCATGAAAATATTACGTATTTCCTGATCTGTGCGCGTTCGGCCCAGGGCCCTGTATCCAGGCGTGGCTGTATTGCATTACTGAAGCAGGAAAATGAACAGGTAACCTATATGAAACCCTTGCATATGCCCATGATGTATGACGACCTCGAATGCCCCTGTGTATTTGAGTTGCATGGCCGCTATTATGCAATTGCTTCCATCAGGGAGGATGTAAAAGTTCGCTATTGGTTTGCGAATGAGTTCCTAGGAGAATACCATGCGTTTCACGCTAATGTATTATTACCGCAAGGGAACTATGCGGCGCGTGTAGTGGAAAGCATTAACGGGAACACACTTATTTATTCCTTTTTTTATACCTCGGGGCTTATCAATTCGCATCGGGTGTTTTTACCTCCCAAGCAATTAGATGTTGACGAAAAAGGACGGTTGCTGCTCAAAAGTTTTGACCACTGGGAAGAGGTAGCCTACGATGTTCTGGATCAAAATCATTTTAATGAATTACGGCAGCTGTTTAATAACCCAACGGCTTCCTTCAGCGTGGAAGATAACCGCTGGGTGGTAGGTTCCAGGAGCGGCTATGAAGTGTTCGTGGTAGAAAAACCGGCAGACGATTTTATATGGGAAGGTGTACTCTCCGTTGAAGGTATGGGGAAGCTGGGACTGGTGACAGATATGGACGAAGACGGCTCGGGATATTATTATTCTTTTGATGTTGTTAACGGGCACGTAGAAGTACGGGCATGGGGTTTTAATGAAGCCGACATCCGGTCTAATTTTCATTTTAAAGTGCTGCAGGATAACAGCTTTACCATTAATCCACGCTATACCTATCACTTCAAGCTGATTCGTTTTGGCAATTATATCGAACTGGCAATAGACGGACTGGTTAAACTTACTTTAATAGACTACAATTACAATAACAATTTTATTGGTTTGTATTCGGCCTCCTCGGTAGTATCGCTTAATAACAGCATTATTAAAAAGCTACCTCCTCTTGAGGATGAATATATCAGCAATTCATAA